The Vicia villosa cultivar HV-30 ecotype Madison, WI linkage group LG1, Vvil1.0, whole genome shotgun sequence genome includes a region encoding these proteins:
- the LOC131644277 gene encoding alpha-mannosidase I MNS4-like → MERLKISRVQIRSSILPLLACISSFYLTASFADSVTREEAKLLRNEVGEMFYHAFNGYMDNAFPLDELKPLSCSGEDTLGGYALTLIDSLDTLALLGDRERFTASVEWIGKNLRFDMINKTVSVFETTIRVLGGLISAHLIASDYATGMRVPSYDNQLLNLAEDLARRLLPAFDTPTGIPFGSVNLLHGVDKHESKITSTAGGGTLTLEFGVLSRLTNDPIFEQVTKNAVLAIWAQRSKLNLVGAHINVFTGEWTQKDAGIGTSIDSFYEYLLKAYLLFGDEEYLYIFQEAYAAAMHYLYHDPWYVEVNMDSAAIVWPLFNSLQAFWPGLQVLAGDINPATRTHAAFLSVWRRYGFTPEGFNLASLSVQHGQKSYPLRPELIESTYWLYKATRDPRYLDAGRDMLASLQYGTRCPCGYCHISDVEHHKQEDHMESFFLAETVKYLWLLFDLAVGPDNLVENGPYKYVFSTEGHLLPATPQISLVREHCLYYGAYCRSGDLRQTYFVSETERDKHESNDSRFYGSWTKSSYSSDYTTSEASASSGLIKGFCPGLNHGQKFGLSYMHSNDEHSDHETIHKEESTTVQSHSVMLLPAQSSDSSVPESGNDPNVSQTSESDNDSQTSESDVTS, encoded by the exons ATGGAACGTTTAAAGATTTCACGGGTTCAGATCCGTTCATCAATCTTACCATTACTAGCTTGCATTTCATCTTTCTACCTCACCGCATCCTTCGCCGATTCCGTCACCAGAGAAGAAGCCAAACTACTCCGAAACGAAGTCGGTGAAATGTTCTATCACGCTTTTAACGGTTACATGGACAACGCGTTTCCACTCGATGAATTGAAGCCGCTTTCTTGTTCAGGAGAGGATACACTCGGTGGTTATGCATTAACCTTG ATTGATTCGTTGGATACTTTGGCGTTACTTGGTGACCGGGAGAGGTTTACTGCTTCAGTGGAATGGATTGGTAAAAATCTTCGCTTTGATATGATA AATAAGACGGTTTCGGTTTTTGAGACTACTATTAGGGTTCTTGGAGGATTGATTTCAGCTCATCTAATTGCTTCGGATTATGCTacg GGTATGAGAGTTCCATCCTATGATAATCAGTTACTGAACTTGGCTGAAGATCTTGCTAGGAGGTTGTTACCTGCATTTGATACTCCTACTG GAATTCCATTTGGGTCTGTAAATTTATTACATGGAGTTGATAAACATGAAAGCAAG ATAACTTCAACAGCTGGTGGTGGAACCTTGACCCTTGAATTTGGTGTTCTAAGCCGTTTGACAAATGATCCTA TTTTTGAACAAGTCACCAAGAATGCAGTGCTTGCAATTTGGGCACAACGTTCTAAGCTTAATTTGGTTGGGGCTCATATTAATGTTTTTACAGGTGAATGGACTCAAAAG GATGCTGGGATAGGAACTAGTATTGACTCTTTTTATGAGTATTTATTGAAG GCTTATCTATTATTTGGAGATGAAGAGTACTTGTATATATTCCAAGAAGCTTATGCTGCTGCCATGCATTATCTTTACCACGACCCTTG GTATGTAGAAGTTAATATGGATTCCGCGGCTATTGTCTGGCCATTATTTAACAGTCTGCAGGCATTTTGGCCTGGCCTTCAG GTTTTAGCTGGAGATATAAATCCGGCAACTCGTACTCATGCTGCCTTCTTGAGTGTCTGGAGAAGATATGGTTTTACCCCCGAGGGCTTTAATCTTGCTAGTCTAAGTGTTCAG CATGGGCAAAAGAGTTACCCGCTGCGGCCTGAGTTAATAGAGAGCACATATTGGCTATACAAAGCTACCAGAGATCCTAG ATATCTTGATGCTGGAAGGGACATGCTTGCTAGTTTACAGTATGGGACTCGATGCCCTTGTGGATACTGTCACATTTCAGATGTTGAACATCACAAACAAGAAGATCATATGGAGAGCTTCTTTTTAGCTGAGACA GTGAAGTATCTGTGGCTTCTTTTTGATTTGGCCGTGGGTCCTGATAACCTTGTGGAAAATGGGCCATACAA GTATGTATTCAGCACTGAAGGTCATTTATTGCCTGCTACTCCTCAAATCTCTCTTGTGAGGGAACATTGTTTATACTATGGGGCTTATTGTAGAAGTGGTGATTTGAGACAAACTTATTTTGTGTCCGAGACAGAGAGAGATAAGCATGAATCAAATGATAGTAGATTTTATGGGAGCTggactaaatcttcatactcctCAGACTACACTACTTCTGAAGCAAGTGCTTCTTCTGGTTTGATCAAG GGTTTCTGCCCAGGACTAAATCATGGACAGAAATTTGGTTTATCGTACATGCATTCAAACGATGAACACAGTGATCATGAAACCATCCACAAGGAAGAATCTACAACTGTTCAAAGCCATTCAGTTATGCTTCTTCCTGCTCAGAGTTCTGACAGTTCTGTACCTGAATCTGGCAATGATCCTAATGTTAGTCAGACTAGTGAATCAGATAATGATAGTCAGACTAGTGAATCCGATGTTACTTCTTGA